TATCGACATTGAAGTCGCCAACGGAGGTTGCCCGATGAAGCATTGGATTAGGAAAAGGTCCGTCATGTTTGCGGCGGTGCTCTGGTTGTTAACCGCGGCAGCAGCCCAGGCGGCTTCGGCCCCGGTGTTGCAATCGCCGGCTCCCGGCAAACCGCGCTCTGGAGGAACGCTGCGGATGGGTATTGTCAAAGACATCGGCACGCCCATTCCCTTTGTCGCCTACACGTCCACCTCGCAGTATGTGAAGGACAACATGTACGAGCCGCTGCTGATGTTTGACCAGAAGGGCGAGATTCATCCCTGGCTTGCCACCGTCTGGACGCCCAACGCCAATTCCACCGAGTGGACGTTCAAGCTGCGCCAGGGCGTGAAGTTTCACGACGGTCGCGAACTGACGTCTGCCGACGTAGTCTGGTCGGCAAAGCATACTATGAATCCCGCCAACGGCGCCGCGGGACAAGGCCAGCTGGCTGGCAATGTGCGGGACGTGATTGCCGTAGACAAGCACACGGTGAAATTCATCACGCCGGGGCCGCGCGGCTTGCTGCCCGAGTTGCTGGCGGACACGTCGATTTTGCACATTGCGCCGAGAGAATCGATGGCGCCCGGCCAACAGGAAATGACGGGGGGAGCGCCGCCGCCGGGCACCGGCCCATTCAAGTTCAAGTCGTGGACGCCCGGGCAGGAATTCAACGTGGTGCGCAACGAACAGTATTGGGGCGGCGCTCCCTATCTGGACGGCGTGCGTTTCCAGGTCATCATCGAAACCAATTCGCGCGGCGCCGCCATCCAGGCCGGCGATCTCGACTGGACCGAGCGCCTGGGGCCGACGTTTGTGAAGCGCATCGAAAGCGGGCAGCTCAAAGGCTTGCACTATGCGCCCATCGGCCAAGCCGGACTCGTCCAGCTGGTGCTCAACACCGAGCTCGCGCCTTTGAACGACGTGCGCGTGCGCCGCGCCATCGCGCTATCGCTGGACCGAGAAGCGATTTTGAAAGAGGCCACCTTTGGCTATGGTGTTCCGGTGCAGAGCTGGGCGTCAGCGGGCAGCGACTGGGAGAACACCATTGGCTTTAAGTGGCAGAGAAATATCGAAGAGGCAAAGCGCTTGCTCAAAGAAGCCGGCTACGCGGGCAAGCCGATTACCCTGGGGGCGACGCGCGGGCAGGACGACCCGTGGACCGAAGCGGTGGTGCGGCACGCCGCCGATGCGGGGATCAAGTTCGCGATTCAAAACCTGGCCGGCGCCGAGCTTATCCAAAAGACCGTCGCCGGTGAGCTGCATGTCTCCGTCTATGGCGGTGGCGCCAACGGCGAGCCGTTAGTGGGCAATATGCAATACATTTCTTGCAGCAACGGCAAGGCGGGCGTCGGCAATGTTTCCAACTATTGCACGCCCCAGTTGGAAAAGTTGCTCAATCAGTACATGGAAGAGTCGAGCCGGGCCAAGCGGTTGGCGATCTGGAAACAAGTAGCGCACAAGTTTTTCATAGAAGACGTCGCCTACTTCCCCCTCGGCTGGGCGAACACGCGCAACTATGTCTGGCGCGACAAGGTAAAAAACTGGTCGCGCGGGCCAGGACAGGAATACACCCACGCCAAAGGCGGGCTGTGGCGGACGTGGCTGGAACAGTAAGAATTCGGAGGCACTCACCGCGGAGACGCCGAGTACGCTGAGTTCGGAAAAAGATAGAACCACGAAACACACGAAAATCACGAAAATATCCTGAGTTGTTTCGTGATTTGCGGGTGCTTCGTGGTTTCTTCTTGATTCTGATCTCTGTGCCCTCAGCGGCTCTGTGGTGAATCTTCCGAGGAGGATTCATGGCAACCCTGAAAATGAAATATGGCGTTATCTCCGCTGACGATCACGTCCAAGAAGCGCCTGACGTGTGGACGAAGCGAATGTCCAAAGCTAAATTCGGCGATGACATCCCGCACATCGTCACTTTGCCGGATGGCAGCCAGACCTGGGCGCTCGGTGGCAATGCGCAGGGGTTTGGCGGCTTGGCGCGCATCTCCGGCGTCAACGCCAAAGTGCGCACTTGGGACGATGTTCCGGCGTCCACTTACCTCGCCAAGGATCGCCTGAAGATTCTCGACGAAGAAGAAGTCGACGCCTCGGTGCTCTTTCCCAACATCATCGGCATCACCAATCAGAATTTCCAGAAAGAGGGCAGCGAGGAGTTTCGCTTGGCGTGCATTCGCGCCTACAACGACTGGCTTATTGAAGAGTGGCAAGATTATTCGCCAAGGTTTATCGCGCAGTGCGTGACGCCGATGTGGGATGTGAAGCTGTGCGTCGAAGAAATCCAGCGCGCGGTCAAACGCGGCCACAAAGCGCTGGCCTGGCACGGCGCGCCGCACGTGCTCGGCTTGAAACACTTCAACGATCCCTATTGGTATCCGGTCTTCGAGACCTGCTGCGACTTGGATGTGCCGCTGTGCTTGCACTCCACCGCTTTGCCAGCATTGCCATCGTGGCCCTCGCTGGAGCCCGGTGCCAGGCTGGCGCTAGGTGTGTCGATGACGTTTGTCAGCCATATGGAAATCGTGTCGAATATTCTCTACTCCGGCGTGTTTGAAAAATTTCCCAAGCTAAAAACCATCAGCGTCGAAAGCGGCGTGGGCTGGCTGGCCTATCTATTGGAAGAGCTGGACCATGAGTTCGACGAGCGCAAAGTCGCTCAAAACACGACCCTCACGAAGAAGCCCAGCCAAGTTTTTAGCGCCAACATGTGGGCGACGTTTTGGCATGAACGCCACGGCATCCGCAGCGTCGATGAAATTGGCGTCGACAAGATCATGTATTCAACGGACTATCCGCACGGCACGACCACCTGGCCCAAATCGATCTGGTGCCGGACTCATTCGCTACAGGATGTGGAATCGGTCGAGGACCGAAAAAAAATCCTGATGGACAACGCCATCGCGCTCTTCAAGCTCGACGTCGACAAGTCACACATCGAACAACCGCTGTACAAACCCGGCCCGATCAAAGTCGGGCCGATGCCGGAGGTCATCAAGCCGGAGAAGGCGAGTGTGTGAGAAGCAACGCAACCCAATGCAGCCGGAGAATCAATGTCTACCTGCGGCAGACCTACATCGGCGTAAGGACCTTAGAAGTCTGAGAAACTCACCGGCGAGCGGTGTCAGCGGCCGCTCTCTACTGTAGACGATCCTTTGATCAACCGTGAGGTCGATGGGAAATTTGATGGCTTTGAGCTTTCCTGTGCGTAGCTCCTCGGTAACCGTATCTCGATAGACGATCCCGATTCCGGCTCCTGCCCGAACCAACGACTTGAGTGCAGCCACACGCACACAGGGACCACTGGACGCGAGTTCTACCTGGGGCACGTCGACCAATCACTACGGATACTACATGCCGCAAGGTGCAGGAGGACCGGCATTTCCGGTCGTTACAACCTGGCGCACCGAGCAGCATGGGACGGGAAATTATATCTGGGCTGAGCAATATCACGATGGTTTGGGTCGGGTGCGGCTGACCCAGCGTGAATACAGCACGCCTGGTTCTATCATAGTCACTGTCGCCAACTACAACTCGCGCGCACACACATCGTTACCAACGAGAGCGGTAGCAAGGTTCAGCGCAACGAGTATGCCCCATGGGGCACTT
This region of Deltaproteobacteria bacterium genomic DNA includes:
- a CDS encoding ABC transporter substrate-binding protein — translated: MKHWIRKRSVMFAAVLWLLTAAAAQAASAPVLQSPAPGKPRSGGTLRMGIVKDIGTPIPFVAYTSTSQYVKDNMYEPLLMFDQKGEIHPWLATVWTPNANSTEWTFKLRQGVKFHDGRELTSADVVWSAKHTMNPANGAAGQGQLAGNVRDVIAVDKHTVKFITPGPRGLLPELLADTSILHIAPRESMAPGQQEMTGGAPPPGTGPFKFKSWTPGQEFNVVRNEQYWGGAPYLDGVRFQVIIETNSRGAAIQAGDLDWTERLGPTFVKRIESGQLKGLHYAPIGQAGLVQLVLNTELAPLNDVRVRRAIALSLDREAILKEATFGYGVPVQSWASAGSDWENTIGFKWQRNIEEAKRLLKEAGYAGKPITLGATRGQDDPWTEAVVRHAADAGIKFAIQNLAGAELIQKTVAGELHVSVYGGGANGEPLVGNMQYISCSNGKAGVGNVSNYCTPQLEKLLNQYMEESSRAKRLAIWKQVAHKFFIEDVAYFPLGWANTRNYVWRDKVKNWSRGPGQEYTHAKGGLWRTWLEQ
- a CDS encoding amidohydrolase; amino-acid sequence: MATLKMKYGVISADDHVQEAPDVWTKRMSKAKFGDDIPHIVTLPDGSQTWALGGNAQGFGGLARISGVNAKVRTWDDVPASTYLAKDRLKILDEEEVDASVLFPNIIGITNQNFQKEGSEEFRLACIRAYNDWLIEEWQDYSPRFIAQCVTPMWDVKLCVEEIQRAVKRGHKALAWHGAPHVLGLKHFNDPYWYPVFETCCDLDVPLCLHSTALPALPSWPSLEPGARLALGVSMTFVSHMEIVSNILYSGVFEKFPKLKTISVESGVGWLAYLLEELDHEFDERKVAQNTTLTKKPSQVFSANMWATFWHERHGIRSVDEIGVDKIMYSTDYPHGTTTWPKSIWCRTHSLQDVESVEDRKKILMDNAIALFKLDVDKSHIEQPLYKPGPIKVGPMPEVIKPEKASV